The Sulfurospirillum sp. UCH001 genome segment TAATGCTAGAAATTATTTTAAGGAGGCATTATGAAATTGGATTCAATAGTGCGTTTTGCACTTATTGCATCATGTGCAAGCGGGCTTTTTGCACTAGATACGGCAGAATTAGCTAAGCGTTCAGACAAAGGATTCAAACCAGTAGTTGTGAAAGATTGGAAAGCGCCTGATGAGAGCACTATTCCTAACAACCTTTTTGGTGATACTGTGCGTTATGGTAAAGCACTGGTGAATGAAACGTATAAATATATTGGTCCTGAAGCGGCTAATCCTAAAATGCGTTATGCGGGAAACAATCTTGCCTGTTCATCCTGTCACCAAGAAGCAGGGACTAAAAAATGGTCTGGTCCTTTTATGGCAACGTTTCCTAACTTTCCGCAATACCGCAACCGTGATGAAACCATCGGAAGCATCGAAGGGCGTGTCAATGGTTGTATGGAACGTAGTATGAATGGTAAGCCTCTGCCTGAAGACGGTAAAGAGATGCGTGCTATCGTCACGTATATGTACTGGTTGGCGCAAGGTATTCCAGTGGGTGCAAAAGTAGAAGGTGCTGAGTTCCCACAGGTCAATCGTAAGATGATTATGACTCAAGCCGCTGATCCTATCAAAGGCGAAAAAGTTTACAAAGAGTTTTGTGCTTCATGTCATGGTGTAAATGGTGAAGGTGTAAAGCGTGAAGGTAAAGCTAAT includes the following:
- a CDS encoding c-type cytochrome, producing MKLDSIVRFALIASCASGLFALDTAELAKRSDKGFKPVVVKDWKAPDESTIPNNLFGDTVRYGKALVNETYKYIGPEAANPKMRYAGNNLACSSCHQEAGTKKWSGPFMATFPNFPQYRNRDETIGSIEGRVNGCMERSMNGKPLPEDGKEMRAIVTYMYWLAQGIPVGAKVEGAEFPQVNRKMIMTQAADPIKGEKVYKEFCASCHGVNGEGVKREGKANGYEFPPLWGKDTYNTGAGMYRVIRAADWIAANMPLGADNKNRILTDEQAYNVAAYINNYDKPRDVKANREKDFPDLKVKVPDSDVGPYDDGKNRHQHKFGPYQGIIIPAKKEQ